Within the Cottoperca gobio unplaced genomic scaffold, fCotGob3.1 fCotGob3_357arrow_ctg1, whole genome shotgun sequence genome, the region aatgtattattacaagTTATTATTCCCTCACGTCAGCTCTTTGCTTGCAGGTGTAATTCATGCTGCCGAGTGTTTCTCAGGTATAACTGGATCCAGGAGGTGAGTGTGTCTGGACGTGTCCGGATTGTTCCTCCGTCATGCTTCACCACGACAGCACCAAGATGTTTCCTCCTCCCAGAGAGCTGTCGCCTCCATCTGCTGTCACTATTTCAGTCCGTCTGAAATGTGAAAGTGTGTCTGGCCAGAACACAGATCCATGTGACACAAAGGTAGGCTTCAGATTTGGGCTCTGCACAGTGACTAATGTCGAATCTGAGCCCGCAGGACGtttctgttctgctgctgcatcggctgaaaacaagaaaaacttCTCGTCTGCAAATCGTTCACATGTCAGGATGATTATATCACACACTCAGAACCAGAGATGTGCAGCTCATCCTGGTTctggtctatatatatatatagatatgtatatatgtatatatgtatatatatatatatatatatatatatatatatatacacatacatataatatatacatatatatacatatatatatatatatatatacatacacatacatatatgcatatatatacatatatatatatatatatacatacacatacatatatgcatatatatatatatatatatatatatatattattatatatatgcatatatatatattattatatatatatatatattattatatgtatgtgtatgtatatacgtatatttcTGAATTTTCATTGTTGCCTGTTGAACAACTGAAGACATTCTGCACATGATGCAACGAGGAtgtgaaaataagaaatatataaagaaacgCAGGCGTCACCTGTCAGAGAGGATCCATCAAACAAAGGTTCATGAATCTGACTCTCGTCCTGTCTGACTGcagattcttttctttttgtgactATGTGTTTAAACAGGATAttgaggagctgcagagagctgcaTCAGTGTGCAGCCTGCAGGGCACAGAGTTCACCGGCTCCTCCTGTGTTTATGGGATGTAATCTGTGTTCATGTCACCGCAGCGCTGACTTCAtgtcacaagaagaagaatgaaacgATGAGGAGACAAATGAAGACGGAACAACAAAGACACGAAGATGCAAAATAATCTCATGAGAAGTTTGATATTTCAAACATGTTACACATTCAACACTAAATAATCTATTAGTGGATTTACagaaaatattattgttttaatgctttaagGGATTTttaagatttgctgcttttttatttaatcatttcaaatgattctttatatttttgagGTTTTGGCTCCAGGTAATTGTGAAACAATGGATTCATGtgcaaataaaagataaatcaaaacaaagcaGGAGTGGTATTTCTATAAACATTAATGCAGACTTTATTATCCTCACTGTCTTCACTCAGTCTGCACCGCCCCCTGCAGGCCTGGAGGAGCATTACACTTCAGGAGCTTTATTATCCCCAGTCTGCACCGCCCCCTGCAGGCCTGGAGGAGCATTACACTTCAGGAGCTTTATTATCCCCAGTCTGCACCGCCCCCTGCAGGCCGGGAGGAGCATTACACTTCAGGAGCTTTATTATCCCCAGTATGCACCGCCCCCTGCAGGCCGGGAGGAGCATTACACTTCAGGAGCTTTATTATCCTCAGTCTGCACCGCCCCCTGCAGGCCGGGAGGAGCATTACACTTCAGGAGCTTTATTATCCCCAGTATGCACCGCCCCCTGCAGGCCGGGAGGAGCATTACACTTcaggagcttttattttgaagtgtggAGCTGTGTTGACAGTGGGGGGGCCGAGAGTGAATACAGGTTAGAAACAGCGGGTTTTAACGCGGTTCTTACAGGATAATACTGATTAAATGTTCTGTAACATGACGGATATGATTTCTCTCAGCCAGACTGTTAAACTGGGTTCATTTATGTGTTGCGTCGCTAGCTAGTGCACAGCTAACGTAGCTAGCTAACAATAAGGAAGTTAAAGCTACGTTTAGCTTTCGTTTATAACGAAGGGTCATAACTACACTAACGTGGTGGTTTAATTAACGTCAGTGTTAATGTGCTAACTTCAGATTTATTGCAGTTAAATGACCCTTTGCCTCACGATGTTGTCATCCTGAAGaaaactggtttaatgttttatttattttattttcggGGATGTAAGAAACATTTctatctttatatttctttctcaattgtatttgtatttttgttataaCATGTTCCTTGTGGGCATCAATCCTTTCCACTACAAGAAAATTATAAGGCAACATTTtagtcaaaataaaataattaattttctttttatttctcatttgaTGAAtattggaaatacatttaaaacaattgttaAAATCTGCTCAGTGTCAGACTctaaagtatttttgttttctgaaataaataaaattcagaAGTGcgtgaaaataaatgaacatccTAATGCACTATGTTTTATCTgtttctgtgaagcactttgaaacTATAAATAGagattactattattattattattattatcatcattattattatcattattattattattatcattattattattatcattattattatcattattatcattattattattatcattattattattatcattattattattattatcattattattattattatcattattatcattattattattatcattattatcattattattattatcattattatcattattattattatcattattattatcattattatcattattattatcattataattattattatcattatcattatcattattattatcatcattattattattattatcattatcattatcattattattatcattattatcattattattatcattattattattattatcattattattatcattattattattattattattattattattattattattatcattatcattatcatcattattattattattattattatcattatcatcatcatcattatcattattattattattatcattatcattatcattattattattatcattattattatcattattattattattattattattatttcacagaCTCAAAGATTAGTTGTAACAATTATTGGCAGATTGATCTCTAAATAACTTTAAATTGCAACACGAGAgtagaaaaagaaagcagaaaatgACAAATCTTAGGTATCAGTAGCTGAAAGTTGCACTGATTTGAAGTGTATgtatattccccccccccccccccccccagcgcTGGATGCAGCAGCCTCAGGATGGACTCCGGTGGGAAACCCTCGGCTGCACAGATGCTGCTGTTGGCCAGCAGCTCGGCTCTGACCGCCGTCTTCTACTCCGTGTACAGGAGCCGCACTGCGACTGTGGCCAGATTGAAGGTGCACGCGCGGCGTGAGTCCGTTAATAACAGAGTTTATTGGCTGTGAAGTTGCATTCAGTTCATCTTTAATGTCCACAGGAAGCCAAGAAAGTGTCCATGGAGCAGGATCTAAAAACCCTCCTGTCGGAAACTCCTGGGAGATGCGTCCCGTACGCCGTCATAGAAGGTGTTTTATAGAACTTATACTGGATgagatcataataataatactaagcATGTTATTAATAACACGTGTTGAACGCTGCAGGTGTCGTGAGGTCAGTGAAAGAAACTCTGAACAGTCAGTTTGTTGAAAACTGCAAAGGTGTGATTGAGCGTCTGacgctgaaggaggagaagatggtGTGGAACCGCAGCACGCACCTCTGGTacgtgtgtggggggggggggggggggcatgttaTTGATCTTCTCTGTGAATCACTTCCTGTGTTCTGAGGAAACTCAGAAGGTTTGTGTTCATGacgctgtttttatttattattgaatcTACGTGGAGGGAAGAACTTAATGATCTGATCTGTTCATAGCAACATCTGTTTTTAATATGcacacacaatgcatgctgggtagTTTTTAATATTCTCTGAACTCATGAcgttttatttgtatcttttaaagaataaaatgatAACCGTGACCTTAGTTTcgttcatacattttattttaatgtaattcttTGAATGAAGCAGCTTTAAAcctaaaaacacttttcagtctaagttattataaaacaaagaGTCTCAGTGCATGTGATTAATAACTGGTGTCTGAACAGGAACAACACCGAGAAGATCATCCACCAGCGCACCAACACGGTGCCCTTCTCCCTCGCCTCTCACGACCACGCCGTCGCCGCCACAGTGCGGGTCGTGCGGCCGCTGGACGCCGCGGAGCTGGACCTGGAGACGACCTACGAGAACTTCCACCCCACCGTGCAGTCTCTGTCCAACGTCATCGGACACTTCATCAGCGGGGAGCGGCCCAAAGGCATCCACGAGAGCGAGGAGATGCTGCGTGTGGGCGACAGCGTCACGGGCGTGGGCGAGCTCGTGCTGGACAACAACCTGATCAAGCTGCAGCCGCCCAAACAAGGCTTCCGCTATTTCCTCACGCGGCTGGACTACGACTGTCTGCTCAGGAAGCAGAGCGGCAGCGTGAGGCTGTGGAGGATCCTCACCGCCGTGTTCGGCATCGCCGCCTGCTCCACGCTGCTCTTCCTCCTGTGGAAGCGCTACGCGCACCACCGGGAGAGCAGGAAGGAGCGCGGCCTGCTGCGGGAGTTCaaggagcagcagaagaagcGTCTGCGTGAACTGAACGTGGAGGAGAGCGGCGTGTCGCCCGGCAGCTGCGCCGTGTGCCTCGGCCGGGACCGCTCCTGCGTCTTCCTACAGTGCGGGCACGTGTGCGCCTGTGCGCCTTGTTACGACGTGTTGCCCGAGCCCAAGAGATGCCCCATCTGCAGGGCGCCCATAGAGCGGGTGGTGCCGCTCTACAACAGCTAGAGTCAGACCTTTAGATGATTCATATAAACACAGCTGTTAGAACATCGTGACAGCGTTTTACATCCGGGctgaacatctgcaaacatctggtAGATTTCTAAAAGATGTTACTGGAGGAGGGAATTatcattattcttattttcattgaaaaataaaatgtgatctgcagaacacatatacacatatacacacacatatacacacacatatacacatatatatatttatatttttttttttatatataaaaaaatatatatatatatacacatatatatatttatatattttttatatatataaaaaaatatatatatatacacatatttttatatatataaatatatatataaatatgtgtgtgttacagatttGATGCACTTGTTTCCATACTGACGGATAAAGTATCTGCTGAAtgttgaatataataataatatttagaaGTCGGACTGAAGAATgtgaaacagaataaaataatctgCTCTATGAACAAACCtgtgaaatacagaaataaattcCTTTCATCTCGAGAGAGAAATTATTTCTTCACACTGACAAATGTTGAATGATGTTCGAAAAGTTTTTCAGTTCTGACGTTCTGACGACTctgaagtaataataataataataataatacattgttgAGCATTTGAATGATGAGTTGGAGTTTATGGATGAGTTTTGTGGGTGAACCGTAGAGGAGGCTGTTACAGGAGTCCAGACAGGAGGTGATGAAGACGTGGATgagggtttctgcagctgtggagaaGAAGGATGGACGGAGACGGGCGATGTTTTTGAGAATAAGGCCGTCTGGTGAGatgtttggtgtgtttgtggAAGGAGAAGGTTCTGGAAGTGAGGGGAGGTGGAGACTGAGGATCCGTCGATgttgagggtgagggtgaggttGTGGCTGGGTTTGGGGAGCGTTTTTGGtccaatgatgatgattttggATTCATCACAGTTTAGTTTGTCAGGATACGGTGGGGAATGATGGGAGATGAGGAGCTGGATATCATCGGCAAAGCAGTGGAAATGGAGACCATGACGGCGGATTAAGTGTTGAGTCTCTAGAGATGTTCTGCTGCTAATGGCTCAAATGGAAATACacaaagtttatttattaaatcagcCAATTACAGTTTTTAATACAATACGGTATATTACGTTTCATtatgcatacctgtcaaccctcccgtttttcccgggatcaTCCTGTATGTTTCCTTCGGTCCcactgtcctcccgtttaaatatttcctgtaattatcccgtatttttaacctttcaaaaataaaaataggcctaacttaaaaaagtgtacatggtaaagtggcctccggtaaagcaggtggcagtatgatgtttaactttagctgaaaaacgttatccgccagtaaactgGGCTGAGAGCTGTGAAGGTATGGACGGAGTCCACCAGAAAATTGTCAATGTTGAAAGGTATGACAATACGTTACATTACGGTACAATACGGCACAATACGGTATATATTACGGTTTATTACGGTACAATACGGTACATTATGGTACATTACGGTACAATACGCTACAATACGCTACAATACGGTATATATTACGGTTTATTACGGtacaatacagtatattacGGTTCATTACGGTACAATACGGTACATTACGGTACAATACGGTACAATACGGTATATATTACGGTTTATTACGGTACAATACGCTTTATTACGGTACAAAATGGTATATTACAGTACAATACGGTACATTATAGTACAATACGGTATATATTACGGTTTATTACGGTACAATGCTGTACATTACGGTATATATTACGGTTTATTACGGTACAATATGGTACATTACGGTACAATACGGTATATTACGGTATAATACGGTACATTATGGTACATCACGGTACAATACGGTATATATTACGGTTTATTATGGtacaatacagtacattacGGTACAATACGGTATATTATGGTACAATACGGTACATTATGgtacattacagtatattacgGTTCATTACGGtacaatacagtatattacGGTTCATTACGGTACAATACGGTGTATTACGGTTCATTACGGTACAATACGGTACATTGTGGTACAGTACGGTACATTACGGTTCATTACGGTACAATACGGTACATTGTGGTACAGTACGGTACATTACTGTTCATTACGGTACGGTACTCGAACTCGtactcgaacaccgtggtggaccccggtggtcagggaagccgtccgactgaaggagtccttccgggttatgttatccgggaggactccggaaacagttgcagggtaccaaaggactagaagggcggtagcctctgccgtgtcagaggcaaagcagtgggtgtgggagaagttcggagaagctatggagaaggactttcggtcgtcaccaaggtgcttctggaaaaccatccggcacctcaggagggggaagcgaggaaccatccaagctgtgtacagcaagggtgggaccctgctgactttgactgagaaggttatcggccggtggaaggagcactttgaggaactcctgaatccgactaacacgccctctatggttgaggcagagctggaagctgatgggggatcatcgtcaatttccctgatggaagtcactgaggtagtcaaacaactccacagtggcaaaactgcaggggttgatgagatccgtccagaaatgctgaaggctttgggtgttgaggggctgtcttggttgacacgcctcgtcaacattgcgtggaagtctgggacagtgcctaggggttggcagaccggggtggtggttcccccatttaaaaagggggaccagagagtgtgtgccaactacaggggtatcacacttctcagcctccctggtaaagtctactccaaggtactggaaagggttcggccggtagtcaaacctctgattgaagagggacaatgcggattccgtcctggtcgtggaacaacggaccaactcttcactctcgcaaggatcctggagggggcctgggagtacgcccatccagtctacctgtgttttgtggatctggagaaggcgtatgaccgggtgatactgtgggaggtgctgcgggagtatggggtgagggggtcatttttgagggccatccattccctgtacgcccaaagcgagagttgtgtccggatattacagtcactttaccgcaccgttgtgacgaaaagagagctgagccagaaggcaaagctctcaatctaccggtcgatcttcgttcctaccctcacctatggtcatgaaggctgggtcatgaccgaaagaacgagatcacgggtacaagcggccgaaatgggttttctcagacgggtggctggcgtctcccttagagatagggtg harbors:
- the mul1 gene encoding mitochondrial ubiquitin ligase activator of NFKB 1 codes for the protein MDSGGKPSAAQMLLLASSSALTAVFYSVYRSRTATVARLKEAKKVSMEQDLKTLLSETPGRCVPYAVIEGVVRSVKETLNSQFVENCKGVIERLTLKEEKMVWNRSTHLWNNTEKIIHQRTNTVPFSLASHDHAVAATVRVVRPLDAAELDLETTYENFHPTVQSLSNVIGHFISGERPKGIHESEEMLRVGDSVTGVGELVLDNNLIKLQPPKQGFRYFLTRLDYDCLLRKQSGSVRLWRILTAVFGIAACSTLLFLLWKRYAHHRESRKERGLLREFKEQQKKRLRELNVEESGVSPGSCAVCLGRDRSCVFLQCGHVCACAPCYDVLPEPKRCPICRAPIERVVPLYNS